Genomic DNA from Cucumis sativus cultivar 9930 unplaced genomic scaffold, Cucumber_9930_V3 scaffold99, whole genome shotgun sequence:
AGAGACATGGCACCTTTTCCTCACGTAGCTCCACTAAAACAAAGTGGTAAAGGGGAGAAAGCTAAAATGTGGCAAATGCCTTCTTCGCTAAAATGTGGCAAATGCCTTCTTCTTTCAAACATGAAGAGATTGATCACAAAGTCAAGTTGAAAGCTAAAAAAACTTAAGCCTCTATTTGgcaacaattttgtttcacAAAATTATGCTTATGAAAATTACTTATGACTAAACTTCTTTGAacaattgataaaaatgttcttgaaaactactttttctttcctagtCTTTGAAcagaagaaacaaacaaaactaaaagcaaaattattagaaaatgtgCCTAAATGGACAAATAGTTAGTAGGAAGAAGAGGATTACAATATATTAGGTTAAAATGTTGAACTATGATGCTAACTAGAAGAGAGCAGACCACCTAACACTGATCCAAACCACAAGGTATGAACCTTAAAATTGGTGAACGTGTATCCACTTTAAAGGTTTAAGTAATGACTTCACTCTCATTATCGATTGATGTcattggattgatttttctcCCAAGTCCCTTGGGTTTTCTGGAGTTCCCCACCCTTGCTTTTCATCTAATCTTAGTGAAGAGTTCTCTTTTGGCTCATCTGAAACAAATGCCACCATCGTACTTTCAAAGATAAGGAATCCGACTTCACTCACTTTTCGATCATCTTTTGTATACAACCTTCACTTGGTGTAAATTCACCCCACACTTTCATTATTACAATCTTACTTCTCTTATATCACAATGGAATAATCTTTGTAATCTCTCGCAGCATATGTgctcttttgtaatttcatcccatcaatgaaattatttatatgtttctgataaaagaaatgtctcctcaaaaagaataataataacaataatgtttgATCAAAGAATCCTTTGGACAAGTCTTGGCACATTGGGAAATCAAGCCCTTGGCATTAAACGCCGAGATCATGATATGGGAATTCCAAAATgtacaaaaatacaaatattgcTCATGCTCATGAGATTGAATAAGCAACTTATACTCTCTGACTGCAGAAATCCTTAactcttaaaagaaaacaggAGGCATTGGAAGATGAGTATTTATTACCACTTCCAAATTCCAGTGTAGTGCTCATATACTGTTAACAGCGGTGCCTAAATCCTTGGGGTATTCGGTAGACCGTCATCGGATGAGAttgtaatgtaatgtaatcAATAACCAATGGTTGGATTCAGCGTTTTAGAGCCGATTTGTAATTAAACTCATACATTTCAGCTCTCCAAAGAGATTCTTTGAATTCAACATAACATTTCTAGTTTCAATTACTAACCTATTGGTGGAGAGCAAGTGCCATAGGTTAAGAGTTAGTATTCCAATCCTGACTACTCCTGACATTACCACGAAGTGTAGACTACATACCTGTAACTCATTATTACTTATCGCACCCGGCAGCCCAAAATCTAAACTCTGTAAGCTTTATCTCATCTAACAATGCCACCCAAAAATCATGCACCAAAATCAACCAGAAATAGAGGTTCAAAATATAATGGAACGGCagataaaaacaatacaatagtAAAAACCACGCACCTTTTACAAACTCTTCCCAAAGAGACAGGCTCAGTTAATCATCTTCGTCGCTCTCGTCACTGAAATAACttgctttcttctcttttttcttctctacaaTGTTCTCACCGCCAGTCAGGAGTCTCTGGTCTGCATCTCCGTCCACCACCGAGGCCCAATTGTCATCCTCAAACCCTTCTCCAACATCCGATCCCCAATCCTCCTCGTGCCTAGCACCAACTCCACCCCTTCTTACCCGCTTCGGTTCTGGTCGCTCCCTTGGCCCCAATTGATTTTTAGGGCATTCATAAGACAAATGCCCATCAATTGCGCCGCACTCGTAGCACCTACTCTTATCCTTATAAACCCTCTTCCTTATAAACTCAGCCGCACGACCATTATCAGTCGCTATAGCAGCCTTAAGAACACGGCCATTCAAAATCTTCCCGTGCATCTGTTTCGCGGCCTTCACCGCGTCGTCCTGAGAAATAAACTGGACGAAGGCAACGCCGCGAGACTTGCGAGTCTGTCGATCTTTCAACACCGTAACACGAGCGATCTTACcaaagttgaagaagagagtGTGGAGGTCGGAATTAGTGAGTGAATAGTCGAAATTGGAAACATAGAGAGTAGACTTCGAAGGAACCAAACCTCCAGAACCACCGCCAGACTTAGTGGAAGAGTGTGAGTGTGAGTGCGATTGCGATGAGAAGTGCGATTGCGATGAGAAGTGCGACTGTGAAGACGACGGCAGCGACGGGTCAGAAGAGGGGGCGGAGGGATACCGGTAATAGAAGGTTTCGTCCTCGTCGCTGTCGCTAGTAGGGctattggttttctttcccTTGGGCGCCATTTTTTCACCCGAGTGCTGTAAACAAAACCTATAGAATGAAAATATAGACTTAAAGGTTTAGGAAATCGACCAAATCTAGGAACGAGACCATTACTATGAGcggtttgttttatttaatattaaataataaatagatttggttaatttcgattgtttgaattgatttttttaaagtcaatGCTCACTTCTAAGTTTCACTAACTTTTTGCAATATCActctctataaataaattgtttcttcatctttagAGAGAcatcatattcatataaacaaattcttttagGAGAAGTTTGGTGCATAGTATTATAGTTTAAGTTGTTATAGTCGTGTTTAGGgtacataatattataatattagttattataattagttattataatttgtgtttatgtgtaaattattatagtacgagttattataatatgtgtttgagtataaattattataatccgACAAAATTGAGAATCAAAGTGACCattcttattttgaaaaagaaaaaaaatccaaaagaagTCAAAAGGAATAGAGAAAATTGTTCAGTCAAATGttagtttacttttattacaaaaaaaatatttatcttttgggTTTAGGCTAATCTTCAATGATCATGGTCGGCCAATCTCCCACCATCATCTCTAGTGACTCCATCGACGAACTTCCGATAATCAACTTCGACGACCGTTGTCATCGATTAGTCttgaagattttttataaaaatattttttagtatatataacaaacaaaagaaatttgtacgtataaatattttttaaaatatatattttaaaacacaattgtgtttttattttaagaagtttttagaaaaaatgttaaacaaaaatgagtttttttaggttattcaagaaaatacttttagtttagttataataatattttataaaatgcactttttcatacttttttttctttgtaatattctCCTAAAGATAATGTTTGACCAATCCATGATTTGATTTGGACTATTATTCGATAGTAAACAATGTTGGTAtgttgctttttattttatgttcatGTGTTGTTTGAGTTcggtttaaattttgtgattatGGTCACTACGTTTGTATTGTtgcattatatatttaaacttggTTAACCATATTCTcactgttcacacgagatttcgaataaatgtatttcgtggaattgaactttatatattgatgaatattgtgcATACAACCTCTAGTATTTACTCctttgatgctttctctcgaatacaagttaaaacttatAACTTTTTGATCTTCGATCTTTAGGATATTGTAGTTGCAAGttgatttgaacttcgatcttATGGAATCCAaggaaagtttaatcttccaaCTTTCAGAAGTTGTTGATCTCCAGGTTGATATGAACTTTGacgtcttgagagcttgtagaagtttgaatcttcaattcttcagtACTTCAGAGGTTCAATTCTTTATTCAACCAAAGACcccttttaaaatgaatggcaatggtctctatttatagagaaatttcatgggCTTTAGGTGAACTTGGGCTCATTTGCTTGCTAGACTTGGACTTGGGCCCATTTGATTGTTGGGCTTGGACTTGAGCCCATTTGTGAGTTGAGTTTGAACTTGGGCCCATCTGCTTATTCGACTTGGGCTTGAgcccattttttttgttggatatgaattgagttgggttgagtaaacttaattatccaaactcaaacaaaagtataatCATCATCATATTTATTGTGATGATGTGGCGTAATTTAATTGGTCAAAATTTATTGCTCAACAAATGTCTCCTTTTAGAGATTTGTGCACGTTTATATGATGGGTGAATCTCGAAAACGATAAGCTGAAATAAGTGAATTTGTTCTTGGATTTGGTTCTAGTTAATATGTCAATTTAATCATACTATGCATTTGGACATAAGTgtgattaaaatgttatacGAAGTTTGGTCAATTTATATGGTGGAGCACACCAAGCTTGATCGAAGACaaaaatggagatggagatccgATCGACTGTAACACATCGAAGACGAAAATAGAGATGGAGATCCGATCGGCTGCGACACATCGAAGAcgaaaatggagatggagatctGATCGACTGCAACACATCGAagacaaaaatgtaaatatagatCCAATCGACTGCGGCACATCAAAGACagaaatggagatggagattcgACCGACTGCAGCACATGAAAGACCgagatggagatgaagatcCACATatcgaagatggagatggagatccgATCGGCTGCAACACATCGAAGATGGAGATCCAATCGACTGCGACACATCGAAGAcgaaaatggagatggagattcgACCAACTGGAGcacatggaagaagaagatggagatgaagattCGTACatcgaagatggagatggagattttGATGACTGCGACAcgtcgaagatgcagatggtGACGACTGCGGCACATCAAAGATGATGACGACCACatcgaagatgcagatgatgatgGCTGCGACACATCagagatgcagatgatgatgACTGTAACacatggagatggagattctGATGGCTGCGACACATCGAAAATGTAGATGGTGACGGCTGCGACACATCGAAGATAATGACGGCCACatcgaagatgcagatgatgacaACTGCAACACATCAAAGATGCAGATGGTGATGACTGCAATACATGGAGATGAAGATTCTAACGGCTGCGACACGTCGAAGATTCTGATGGTGACAGCCACATCGAAGATACAGATGATGACACCTGCAACACATtgaagatgcagatgatgacgGTTGCAACACATCagagatgcagatgatgatgACTGCAACACATGCAGATGGAGATTCTGACGACTGCGACAcgtcgaagatgcagatggtAACGGTTGCGACAcgtcgaagatgcagatggtGACAACAGCGACATatcgaagatgcagatgatgtCGGCAGTGACACATCAGAGATGTAGATGATGACGGTTGCAACACATCGGGGATGCAGATGATAACGACTGCAACACCTAggagatgaaaatgatgatcTTCTCGTCTGCAACAcgtggaagaagatgatgatgaatcCTTTTGGCTACAGCAcgtgggagaagatgaagatgaagatgaatcctttTGACTATAACACgtgggagaagatgaaaatgaatcctctcggctgtAATACGTGGGAGAAGAGgaatcctctcggctgcaacacatggaaaagatgaagatgaatcctctcggctgcaacacatggagaagatgaagataaatccTTCCGACTGCAACACATGGAGAAggtgaagatgaatcctctcggctgcaACACATGGAGAAGGTGAAGATAAAGATCCTTTCAGCTGCAACActtgagagaagatgaagatgaatatCTTTTCAGCTGCAACACTTGCGAGAAAAGGTAGAGCTCGCTACTTTGACTTTGCCCCATTTGTcccatttcttttctgttgTAACTGCtcatgaatttcattttctattgagATTACATCATCACGATGaagcataattttttttttcgtgcgactgaacttaaagtaaactttaagctgcctacgtatcCTTTTTATAACACAgagatcaagtcataacgtagttcaattgagttgctgttttttttttttttttttttttgtcattcacCTTTTAAGCTCTTGTGGACTAAGAGCATCATGCAATTTAGGCTCTTGCGATAAGGAGCTTTAcacatttaacaaatattttcgtaaaaaatttgttcaccttcttcatttgtagaattggtgaatataataatttttggcTTCACGATCAAGGGACCTTCTGTGTTTATGTCAACAAATAACTTCCTCTTCATGCGTGATGAGACACAACTGCGTATCTTCTCgccattattttcttcatgaagtgattttaccttcaaagttttcatctctttttcatgTTGATCACTTGTCATTTTAGTCTATCAAAAACAGATGTTGAAGGTTGATATTTCTTTGATGTGGAGATACTTAGCCTTTTGAAAGCTAAAGTTTGAGTGGAAGTAGATGTTAAAcattggttttcttcttctttcatggtcatactcaatctttgaaaaattgaagattgagtAATTGAAGGCTTGATACGATCAAAGACAAAAGTCCTTtgcttaatttcatttgaattgtcGATTTCTTCAGAAGATGCATAATTGTTGTCGACTTCTGTTATACTGACAACATGACATGCAAGGACTTCTAATACTTTCTTTGGATGATCATCAAGGAAGCTTCTTGGGagattctttcaaaattatcgACCGTCGATGTCGGATGAAGTCCTCATCTTTTCCTTTGATAGGCTTAGACTTCcacatcttatttcttttctcatttttacgAGAGTTGCTTCCTTTTCCATGCTTCTGATGGAAGTGCGACTTCGTTTGTACGAAAATTGATTGT
This window encodes:
- the LOC116406417 gene encoding U11/U12 small nuclear ribonucleoprotein 31 kDa protein-like, translated to MAPKGKKTNSPTSDSDEDETFYYRYPSAPSSDPSLPSSSQSHFSSQSHFSSQSHSHSHSSTKSGGGSGGLVPSKSTLYVSNFDYSLTNSDLHTLFFNFGKIARVTVLKDRQTRKSRGVAFVQFISQDDAVKAAKQMHGKILNGRVLKAAIATDNGRAAEFIRKRVYKDKSRCYECGAIDGHLSYECPKNQLGPRERPEPKRVRRGGVGARHEEDWGSDVGEGFEDDNWASVVDGDADQRLLTGGENIVEKKKEKKASYFSDESDEDD